CCATCGTACTTTGGTATGTCCGGCATTTTGAACCTCTTTGAAATTAACTCTGATGTTGTGCTCAGCTTAAATGGAAATTGCGTGTATTTTTTCGAATCTGGGCCTTTTAGAATTGGCGGTACGCCTGGAATCTGATCCATTCGTTTGTTTATTTCCCCCATAAACCTCATGAGCTCGGTTTTGAAGGGGCCATTTCCGTTGTCATTCCCAGATCCGCTACCGTTTCCCCTGGCATCGACGAAACCGACTTCACGCCTTGGAGTGTTATTGTCGACCCTCTGAGCCATTTGATTTGCAAGAACGCTGGGAGGAACTAGGTCCCTTCCGTTTGCATTATTGGAAGCACCTGACAACGCTTGTTTttaactctggcattacccactCCTGCCTTGAGAGGTGACTCATGATTGCTTTCTGCTGTTCTCTTAAGATTTTCACTATTTGCACGACATGTTCCTCCTGCGCATCATCGGAAGTTGGCTCCCGAACATGCCGGGGGTACTGCCCTTCACGAACCGGAGTTGTTTCGTCTCTTTCGTTACGGGTGTCGCTGATTGAGTCATCATGTTGAGGCAAATATTTGTGTCCCTCAATGTTCTGTGTGATGTTGATATCATTAGCTACCATATCTGATTTCTTATCaaggaaaaaatcaaaaaaattagTGATAAACGAATGAATCAAAGCAATTATGCAACTGTCTAAGCCCCACagtaggcgccaaactgtttacccgtaaaatgatACAGTTAAATTTGTTACGTGATTTATAGGCAAGCGAACTAAtttgattcaaaaatgaaattaaaaataaGATTTAGCAATTGAATGAAGAAGATGACAAGCCTGACTCCGAGCACAATGTCTCCGAGAACAAAAGTGAAAGCAATGATAAAGAACAAGTAAAGTTGTTTAATTGAGAGCAAAAGTAAAATACAGCTTATGTTTGCAAAGAATTTCGTATCGTACAATGGCTActgagctcactatttatagcttTGTCTAGGGAAACAAGATCAAAGGATCAAGCTCCTCTTAAATGATAATAAAAGAATCATTGGTGAGCATGTAACGACAGCCGTGAATGCAAATATCCTCTGCAACGGTCGCTCATTTAATGTTAGAAAATATTCCCTCATTGAATACTACCTGATGGCAAATACTTGGTCTTCTCCCGTTAACCATGCCCCTTTTGGGATTTACCCAATGTCGATTGAATTTGTTGTATCCGATATTGGTCGTTACTTGCCTTGACTTTTACCTATCTTTGGTTCCATGTGTTGTGCTACCATTTGATCATCTGTTACAAACCAATTTTGCCCCATACAATTAGTCTTAATTAAATATTACACTTTTATAAACAAAAAAGTGAAGATGCTAGAATAAATAGAATCTACATAGAATAGAACAATTAATTGCTAGGGAAATCAAGAATATGTAATGTGGTCAAATGGATTTGTTGAATTAGGCATTTGGAGACCAAATACACTATAATCTTAACTTAAGATATAAAAGATcagatttttataattttctaaCATATTGGACGTTACACGATAACGATATATTATATTTGTTTAGTGTAATATTTTATTAGCTATTAATCAATTCCAAATCGCCTTATTATGCGGGTGTTAGAGTGTAATCTGCAGGAGATTATTTTCTTTGGCATTTACCCAGTAGACTATTGATGTTATACACGGACAAAATCATTCGAGATTTTTGAAGCTTTAAAGATATGATTTTACAGAAAATGTGCGATTATTAGAGCAAAAGGAAATCAAAATAagattttcttatttatttattgtaaACTTCATATATTTTGAAACAAGGTTAGAGtggaaaaaataaatttttgtgtGAGTAAAACGATGCACATTTGAGGAATTCTTTATAGGAGATTATAAATCAAATCGAATGAAATAATTTTGATTCGAGGAAAATCACAACTAAAGATGCTAATGATTTGGTACTTCAACCTGCTCATTTAATTTAATCTGGCATAAGAAATAATATTAAACGTCACTGAGTAACTTCTTTATTGgagaaaattaaaaagaaaataaaacaattaGTGGAAATTAAGTGGAAAAGTGAACTCTATACATGAATTTTCATGGTTGTGATGGTTAGGACATTTTGGTAAAAGTAATTGCTTAGCTATAGTGTCTATGGATCTGAAATGAACTTCATAACAAGTGAGAttagaaatctgaaaattaagacAAATAATACTATAAGTTGATAACAAGTTAAAACTAAAAATCATGTTTATTTTCAAGGAATTTATAAACAATTTAGACAAATGAGCAATCAATCGTACAACCAGTCCATTTTCAAGGAATTTATATAACTCAACCGCAAACTCAatcacttaaactaaaaataacatATGTCCGAAACTTGTATAGTAAATGAATAATCTTATATAATTAATGTATACTCTATGTAATACCGATTACAAATAGTAAAGAGTATACCCAGCCGGCTATAAAGATCCCTATGATTTATCAAATGTGGAATcctgaaaaaattacaaaaatgtgaACAAGTTAGGGACTCTTGTGATCAATGGGACTATGAAATTGGCAATAAGTTCAATTGTTTCAATAATCTTGCAAACTTACATAATTTGCTCAAGACTCTTACAGTTAAATATTGTGGTAATTCTCATCATTCAAGTTGCTTTTGCATCACAAATAATGCTATACAATATTTATGAAAGACAGTTTTTATTAGTCAAAATTGAAAATTAGGCCATAAAAGCTGGTAAAAATAGcatggtatagccagttttcgactggtcattcaaaaataaccagcatttaccaagtcaatgaaaaatagccattattttgctgcaacagagaccggtccaacataatatactggagttcggtgcacctgtgtattaactccagcatattatgctggaccggtatactttgctggctccagcataatatactggagactggagcaccagtgctccaaactccaatatattatgctggacagatatacttgctggaactccagtatattatgctggagttcgagcatacttatcctggagtccagtataatatgctggagttcaagtatacttatgctggaactccagcatggaactccagcataatatactggcgtattttccgggttttgaacaatgttttcgctcagatttatctttagtggctaaatttcgattacttttaaaactggctatttttgaacgaccagttgtaaatctagctatttttgaatttctcccttaaAGCTAGTATAGTTTATCctaaaaatgaaataagaaacGTCGAAACACTATAAACATTTAAATAGCTCATTTTTTTGCAACCAACACTCACACAATTATGTGATTTCCAGAAATCTGTAGTCTATTATAAGGAAATCAAATTTGACAAAATTAGTAAACCAGCAACATATATAATCACAGATTATGCAGAGTAAAATAGCTTCCCATTTACAAAGCATATTCAATCCCTATATAAatgttttcctttgcttttagccTCTCATTTCCTATCAGTTAAATCTTAGTTTTCTAAACATACTTCCATCCTCTGCCTGTCCCTGTATTCTAGAAACTATACACAATTTTTTCAGAGGTTAAAACAACCAGTAAAATTCAGATTATAACACGAAGAAAATCAATACACAACTCGGATCAGCATGGTTAATCGTACAAACCCTCGTGCTCCCAAATATCAGCAAGAAAGTCGACCATGTCCTATAAAGAAACAACCATTTGGAAAAAGTTAATCCGAGCCTTCCCTCGAAATGGAAGAGAAAAGATATCCACAAAAGTTCCAGAGAAGTGACACTCACCGAGAGAGGAATTGGTTGAGGAAAACGCTTGTTAGTCCCAAATAAGCTTTCATAAGAAACATTCCAACTACAGTGACACAGAACAAGCACAATTAGCCGATAAAACTAGACAAACTTAAAATCATGTGAAAGAAACAGATTCAAAATCTGGAGTTGTAAAAATGATAGCGTCTATTGGAAAAGTCTAGCAGCGCATTCAACCATGTCTAATCGTGAAGTTAATTATCTCCGAAAATCTTCTAGTGACATTATACCACTTTAATAAAATCCTAAAGTTTGATTCCCTGAGAAACATGAAGATGAGCAAAGGTTCTCACTTTAACATGGGTTCTTCAACTATTCGGTTCTCGGGCTTTTTACTTGCTAGCCACTGAAGTCTGGACTGGTTCCAAAGAAGATAGCCTGCAATCAGCAGACTGTCAAAATAGCAAACACAACTTAAAAAGTCCCTATTCATGCAAGGTGGAAACAGACTCGAACGTGGATGAAAATGGCTAgtgtttgctttttttttttctttttcctggtAACCATGGTGTCTGGGCCGCTTGCgcgcacctcgactaattccatGGCAACAACAGTAATAGGTACCAGGTAACTCCGAAAACGGCTAGTTTTGTAATATATAttataaagaaagaaaaggaaaatctaGCCATTGCAATGAACTTGCCCTGATTTACGAATTCATTATTGTTGCTAGCACTGCCAGTGCCACCGTGTTGAGCGAGGCTATTTGAGATACTGATGGAAGACATGCTCCTTTGAGATTGAACGGTACTGTTCTCCATCTCACATGTACTTGTGCTCCA
The Nicotiana sylvestris chromosome 11, ASM39365v2, whole genome shotgun sequence DNA segment above includes these coding regions:
- the LOC104233601 gene encoding uncharacterized protein isoform X1, with product MFRHMMIYTSFSAWISHFLACMGGCFGCCSKSHPIIAVDEPSKGLRIQGKLVRKPSISDDFWSTSTCEMENSTVQSQRSMSSISISNSLAQHGGTGSASNNNEFVNQGYLLWNQSRLQWLASKKPENRIVEEPMLNWNVSYESLFGTNKRFPQPIPLSDMVDFLADIWEHEGLYD
- the LOC104233601 gene encoding uncharacterized protein isoform X2; protein product: MENSTVQSQRSMSSISISNSLAQHGGTGSASNNNEFVNQGYLLWNQSRLQWLASKKPENRIVEEPMLNWNVSYESLFGTNKRFPQPIPLSDMVDFLADIWEHEGLYD